The window CAGCCAGCCGAGCTTCGACAAGCAGTACGTGCGGGACTACCTGCAGGGACTGTCCTGGGACAAGCGGCCGCCGGCGCCCGCATTGCCGCCGGAGATTGTGGAGCGAACGCGGGAGAAGTATTTGGAGGCGTACCGAAGGCTGACCGGGGAGCCGCTTTGAATTGTGGAGGCGCTGATCGAGGATTTTCTGGTGTACCTGCGGCATGAGCGGGGACGGGCGGTCCGGACGCAGGAGGCTTACGCGGCGGTCCTGCGCCAGTTTGGCGGCTGGGTGCGGGAGCGAGGTGTGGCGGCGTGGGGCGGGGTTGGGATCGGCCATCTGACCGCCTTTTTGGGGGAGGAACGGCGGCGGGTGGTGGCATGCGGGGCGGCCGCGGCGCCGCGGCGTCTGGGTCCGGACGCCCTGTATGGGCGCATTGCGGCATTGCGGGCGTTTTTCCGGTTTGCCGTGACGGAGGGGCATCTCCCGTCGGACCCGGCAGAGCATCTGCAATTGCCGCGGCGATGGCAGCGTCTGCCGAAGACGCTGACGGGCGAGGAGATTGGGCGGCTGTTGGAGCCGCCGAGTGCGCCCAAGCCGATCGACTGGTGTGACGTGGCGGTGTTGGAGCTGGCCTATGCGTCGGGATTGCGCCTGGCGGAACTGCGGGGCGTTCGTGTCGAGCAGCTCCATCTGGAGGCGGGCTTCGTGACGGTGGTGGGGAAGGGGAACAAGGAGCGGATCGTGCCCGTGGCGCCGAGGGCGTTGGAGACGCTGCGGAGGTACCTGGAACTCGGCCGACCGCAATTGGTGCGGGCGGGGTCACCGGCGCAGTTGTTTTTGACGTCGCGCGGCACCGGGTTCAGCCACAGCGCGCTGTGGCGCAGGATCAAGGCTCGGGCGCGGGCGGCGGGGGTGATGCGAGCGGTGACACCGCACATGTTGCGTCACAGTTTCGCGACGCATCTGCTGGAGAACGGGGCGGATCTGCGGGTGATCCAGGAGATGCTCGGGCACGCCAGCATCAATACGACCCAGGTCTATACGCATGTGGCGTCGGAGCGGTTGCGGGAGGTGCACCGCCGGTTTCACCCGAGGGGTTGAGGGTGCGGGCGGGGGAAGGCGGGGGCGGGGGTGGGGATCAGGTGCGCTGTTCCCAGTCGATGCGAAGGGTGGCGGAGAGGAGCGGGGTCCGGGGCTGGGACGGGGTGGACGGAGCGGGGGAGCTGAGATCGCGAGTGAACTGGTTCCACCAGGCCCGCTGGCGTTCCGGGGTCCAGGCACCGGACAGCGGCGAGAGCAGAAGGAGTTGGAGGAATTCGGCAGCGGATTGGGGGCGGCGGGCGGGGTCCTTATGGAGGCAGGCGTGGATGGCGGCGGCGATGGCGGGACTGACGGGGAGGGGGGTGCGGGTGGCGATG of the Verrucomicrobiia bacterium genome contains:
- a CDS encoding tyrosine recombinase is translated as MEALIEDFLVYLRHERGRAVRTQEAYAAVLRQFGGWVRERGVAAWGGVGIGHLTAFLGEERRRVVACGAAAAPRRLGPDALYGRIAALRAFFRFAVTEGHLPSDPAEHLQLPRRWQRLPKTLTGEEIGRLLEPPSAPKPIDWCDVAVLELAYASGLRLAELRGVRVEQLHLEAGFVTVVGKGNKERIVPVAPRALETLRRYLELGRPQLVRAGSPAQLFLTSRGTGFSHSALWRRIKARARAAGVMRAVTPHMLRHSFATHLLENGADLRVIQEMLGHASINTTQVYTHVASERLREVHRRFHPRG